A stretch of DNA from Coregonus clupeaformis isolate EN_2021a unplaced genomic scaffold, ASM2061545v1 scaf1667, whole genome shotgun sequence:
AAAGGTGTGGCCCAACATCCTTCCTGCAACCCGGAAGAGGTTGCTTTCAATAAGTGCCTCTGATGCTGCTGGAACAAGATGGTCAGGTTCACCCTCAAATAGCAGTgttcggcccattcctcctgtaAAGTACCAAGAGAGCAGGGAATAAAGTCACAACAATTAACCTCttaaatacattaaataaaaatgtatgatagatagatagatagttagatagatagatagatagatagatatattacATCATACTAGTGGCGATTACTTGGCCTGTGGTATTGCTGCTTGTAGAATTCACTTAAACCAAATTGTAGCCTACTCCAAAATGACTTACAGAAGGACCCCAAACCACTTCAAATTCAATTCCCCTGTATACCCTACTACAGACTTACCTGACACAAAACATTGCCCACCGGCCCTCCGCTAAACAGCACATATCCGCGTTCATCAACCACCAGAACGTAcgtgtacgcgtgtgtgtgtgtgcgcgcgcatagAGAGAGGCGGTGTAGAGTGAGTCACGACACAAACAGGTGCTCAGTCAGCGTTGCATGCAGTGTGAGAATGGCAAGCAGCAAGAGCGGCAAAAGCCAATGTGTGCTTCTTTTACCTATATATGTAACGCTATCTTTTGCGTTTATCCAAACGTCGTCAAACTTGGCACTGCACTTACTCGTGACCAGAGCAAGACACCTGTCAAGTTTGAAATCCATCGGACTAACTGAGAGACATGCGCTACAGACAGACATTTCTGCAATTTATAGATGGATTAACCTTCAAAAAATTAGTAAGATACTTACCAAGATCTAGACTGAATCCAAACTGGAGTTTGGATATGATTGTTGTCATAAAGTACCGCATCACTCCCTCTCCGATAGCAACATCACCTGAAATAAAATACTGATAATAACACTGGAAAAAAAGTGGCGGCCTAATACAGGTAACTGGATTTGGTAACATTTAACAAGAAAGGGAGAAAAACTTCTATTGGCTGTAATTCTAGAATAGCATCCTTAATATTGATTATTCCAGATAACAAGAGTATATTGTGCACAATattcacatacatacatataacatTTTTATCAATTATATAATTTTGTGCATTCCATTCTCCCATTTAACAATTACATATAAGCTACTTGAGTGGTATAAACTGTACTGATGTATTTATATTATAAATGTTATATTACTTACCAACCAGAGTACAATGAAGTGGACATGCCCATTCTTGCTGCTGTTTATAGAATAAGAGAAGCTCCCGTTCCCTGTCCTCTTCAGAGTCCCTTACATCCATCTTCATTCTAAGTGGTTTCCCAGTTGCATGTTCCCTTAGCAGATTCTCTTTGAAAACTTTGGCAGCTTGAGTGGGTTCTTTAATAAGCTTCCattctaaacaaacaacaacaataaagttATCTATTACAGAGAGACATATTGTGAGTTGGCATGTTACCTGCATATACAGATATCCTCTCACTCTACAGAACAGGAGGAAAATTCTGTTCATTTCACTGACAAAACGTGAGACCCAACATCTTCAGAACCTGTCACAACGCTGAGTTGACATAAAAACAGCACTACTAAACAACTACAACTAAAtattagaaaaatagaaaaacccAGTTGCATGTTAttaattgtctgtaactgtatTATCTTATCTAATTATATCCTACAGGTGTTATCTTTCTATTAACTTTTCAGTTACACACAATCTTATAGCAACACTATTGTGATGACACAAACCACTGTCTGTTTCTTTGCGATCCAACTCCTCGTTGACAATCACTGCCGGTACTACTGCACTCTCAGCTGATGTTTCAGGCCtcactggaacactgtcactgacTAGGGCTGTCTCACTATCATTTTCTTCACTTTGGCCTCCCTCTTGTTCTCTTTCTGATTCCTGCATGGGTGTCCTTGAAGTTAACACAATTGAAATGATGGTCATACTCGCTTATTTGTGTGCACAACAATAAGAGAGACATATTCCCAAAGAAAATAAATTATGCTACCCTTGCATTGCTTTAAGAAGTACATACCCATTGCAGCTCAATCTGTGCAGCTTCATCTCTGAAAAGGGAACTTCCTTCTGACAAGTGATGCAGGGGATGACTGGACCAGAGGCAGGACGTGAGCTctcctaacaacaacaacaacaaatggcTTTTAATTAATGATTAAAAGTCACCAGTAATCTTTGTTTTGATTATGTATTAAACTAAGTCTctgtaaatgtatgtacacaaTCTAAGGGTAGATCCTGTTGAAGTGGACGTATGTAGATTGTAGCCTGTCCAATCATCGTCGATGGATCTTTCAGATAGGCAAGGGTGTATCCAGTGCTGGGACACTGAAGCAACGCAAGATTTAGACTGCGAGTAGATCCTACAAGTTTTAGAAATTCAAAGCCTCCCCCTTGTTGGAGCTTCGGAAACACTTCCatcagtttatttgttataaccaTGGGATCGTGGTCATTCcctggagaaaaaaacaaaacaaaatcataaCTCACCTCACCTTAAATTAAGCAAATAAGCCTGTGATAACTATTATTGACACTATGAACACCAATTAAGTTTGAGTCACTATAAAAAAGAAATGCAAATAATTTCAACAAGCCACAGACAGTAcaaactttttttacttttggtaaaTGCCTAGTTTCGCACTGACCTGAAAATGTTACTTTTTGCTCTCCAAGTCCTGAAGTAAGAAGTTCAGCTTTAAACAGTACGCTTGGAATTTTATCCGCATTGTGGTCAGCCAAacaacagacagtgtgtgtgtagcttCTTCGGCTAACTTGGACTTGTGCTGGTCGTCTCGTCATATTCCTTCTGGCTCCAATGTTATATGGCGCAAAGAGCCTTGCTACCTCCGCTGCAACACAGAAAAACGTAACAGCTCAATGGTCACCAGTCAGCTAAAACAGCCTCTACTTCTATCTTGGGATGCTCAAGCCAGCTAACACCATTTAGCCGATTAGCGAACTAGCTAGGTTTATGCTTCCCCCCATTAACAATAAACGTGTCACGCACGAAGCATCATAATACCGCATGCAAATACATGTTCGAGTCGATCTAATTTAACCTACACGTGTGTCCCGAATCATTAAATAGTAGCACACCTGGCTAACATGAAATTACTTAGCTTACCTTGGACAGGTGTACGTGATTGAGCGGCCGGTATCTGCTGTGACTGAGCTGCCGGAGTCACCGGTGCACGCGGGAGCCGTTGGACTTCTGCTCAGAGCTTCCTCAATCAAATTCGCTGCTTCTCTCAGCAGCTCCGGGCAACTTTTAGACATTTTGTCCTGCACCTCACACAGCGTCTCAACATTGGGGCTAGCAGGACCCGAGTCTTCTCTTGATTTTTAGCCGTTGCAATGAAAGTACTGTTTAACCGTGTAACTAAACCAACGTAGAGGTGAATAGCGCCACCCAGTGTATTGGAATGTGTTCAGTAGCTCTGCATCAAtccattatccggaattgatttgttttggcttgatgcagagggtaaccaatcaggcgttaggttccgcctaccaacttttgatgggtcagtttgacagttttaagtaattcatgaatcactccaacgcaggaccatgaaatgtaaatgtaaatagtgaaataattatatatgtattttacataaaatgaatcggtatttgaattaattaatgatacatttaattacacatttatgtatttaattctaattttaattaattaatgacacatttaattaattaatgacacatttaagtaatta
This window harbors:
- the LOC121565385 gene encoding uncharacterized protein LOC121565385, with amino-acid sequence MTRRPAQVQVSRRSYTHTVCCLADHNADKIPSVLFKAELLTSGLGEQKVTFSGNDHDPMVITNKLMEVFPKLQQGGGFEFLKLVGSTRSLNLALLQCPSTGYTLAYLKDPSTMIGQATIYIRPLQQDLPLDCESSRPASGPVIPCITCQKEVPFSEMKLHRLSCNGTPMQESEREQEGGQSEENDSETALVSDSVPVRPETSAESAVVPAVIVNEELDRKETDSEWKLIKEPTQAAKVFKENLLREHATGKPLRMKMDVRDSEEDRERELLLFYKQQQEWACPLHCTLVGDVAIGEGVMRYFMTTIISKLQFGFSLDLGGMGRTLLFEGEPDHLVPAASEALIESNLFRVAGRMLGHTFLHDGPHVTGLSPAVIHVLFNGDPEMATVVTEECPDLHIRSIIELLEHEDLTPEQKDTVSDLSMSWDLPAVTKTNRRWLHNKLLLHAVVGRTMRQIKQLRKGLKDVMVWPLLTSRPDVVPLLFPKMAEMQFTPQMLLEKITWPVEDSDDEDFDLDTTCRITGFLRMFIETASSGTLAQLLTFWVGWEMLPPELRVEISGGTLPTSSTCFETLKLPAHFKLYMDFEKALVAAIKSTGFGLV